Below is a genomic region from Algoriphagus halophilus.
TTGATCATACGATGGGTTTAGGCTTTTTTCAGCCATTATACCATCCTGATATAACAGTTCATCTTTGGGGCCCTTCTACCGCTGTCGAACCTTTATTGCATAGGCTCAGAAGGTATTTTTCTCCACCCTTATTTCCCGTAAGGATGAATGAACTTCCCAACCATCCGGTTATTCATGAGATTGATAATTCTGAATTTATGATAGGGGAATTGAAAATCAAGTCTGAATATATTTGTCATCCTGGCCCAACTTTGGGATTTAGGATTGACGATGGGGAATGTGTATTTACATATCTGCCAGATCACGAACCATTTTTGGGTTCGGCCAATTTTCCTTACGATCCAGAATGGACCAGTGGATTTGAGCTGGCTAGAAATGCGGATCTATTACTGCATGATGGAGAGTACACTGAAGAAGAATATAAAGGTAAAATTGGATGGGGGCACAGCTCAATAGATGGGGCCATCGATTTTGGTCGGCTTTGTGGCGTTCGAAAAATGGGGATTTTTCACCATGATCCTTTAAATTCAGATGAGAAGCTGGAAGAAATTTTTAAACAAAGTATGGAGTTTAAAGATCCTCAATTTATTGTCGAACTCTGTAAGGAAGGCAGTGTTTATAACTTAGGTGGTGGGGAATAAATCAACCCGCCCACCCTTCTCGGTCTAGACTCCTGTATTGAATGGCTTCGGCGATATGTTCTACTTTTATCTGATCCGAGTCAGAAATATCTGCTATTGTTCTGGCTACTTTCAAGATTCTATCATAAGCTCTTGCTGATAGCCCAAGTCTTTCCATCGCTGTTTTCAAAAGAATTTTACCTGCCTCATTGATTTCACAAACTTCTTTCACTTGGTGAGAGGGCATCATCGCATTGCAAAATACTTCCGGATTATCCTTGAAACGTTCTTTTTGACGCTCCCGACCAATAATTACTCGTTCTCGAATATTTTGACTCGATTCGCTTTTTCGGGTGGAAGTCATTTCTTCAAACTTAACTGGTGTGACTTCTACATGTAAATCAATTCGATCCAGAAGTGGGCCTGAAACTTTATTCAGGTAACGTTGAACAATCCCTGGGCCACATACACATTCTTTATCAGGGTGATTATAATAACCACATGGGCATGGGTTCATACTGGCGATCAACATGAAATTGGCAGGATAATCCACGGAGATCTTTGCTCTAGAAATAGTCACTTTTCGTTCCTCCAAAGGCTGTCGCATGACCTCCAAAACCGTTCTTTTAAACTCAGGTAATTCATCTAAAAATAAGACCCCATTATGAGCAAGCGAAATCTCTCCAGGTTGCGGGTTTCCTCCACCACCGACAAGCGCTACATCTGAGATTGTATGATGCGGACTTCGAAATGGTCTTTGTGCAAGCAAACTTCCATTCTTGTCTAATTTTCCTGCCACAGAATGTATTTTGGTAGACTCCAATGCTTCTTGCAAGGTCAACGGAGGTAAAATGGAAGGAAGTCTTTTTACCAGCATGGTTTTTCCAGCTCCAGGAGGGCCAATCATAATCACATTATGACCTCCAGCAGCCGCAATTTCCATGGCACGCTTGATGTTTTCTTGCCCTTGAACATCGGCAAAATCAAATTCGCTTTCATTTAACGAATGGTAGAAAATATCTCTGGTATCAGTAACCAAGGGATCTATTTTCAAATCACCTTGTAAAAATTGCGATGCTTCTTCCAGCGTTTTTACTGGAATGATATCCAGATTATTAACTATGGATGCCTCTTGGGCATTTTCTGAAGGAAGAATGAAACCCTTAAACCCTTTTTTTCGGGCCTCTATAGCAATAGGCAGTACTCCCTTGATAGTTCTCAACTTACCGTCCAGTGCAAGTTCTCCCATAATGATGTATTGATCAAGTTCAGGAAACTCTACTTGCTCTGATGCTTGTAGAATCCCCATCGCAATAGGCAAATCATAGTAAGAGCCTTCTTTTCTAATGTCTGCTGGAGCCAAATTGATGACTACCTTTTGTCGGGGCATTCTGTATCCAAAATATTTAAGTGCAGATTCTACACGCTGCTGCGATTCTTTGACTGCAGAATCAGGTAACCCTACCATGTAAAAACTGGTCCCCTGTCCCACATTTACTTCGATCGTAATCAGGTTTGCATCTACGCCAGAGACTGCACTTCCAAAAGTTTTTGCTACCATAATTAAAAATGAAAAGTTTCTTTTATTTAATATACATGTTTAGTTGAATTAAATCTTTATTTTCAAGGGGTTTCATTGATTTAGCCTAAAACCAAACCCTCATTGTGTAAAAATGATGAATACGAAGGTCAGTCCGATTTTAGTGATGTTTCTCAATAGATTGAGATGTAGATTTTTGTTGTTTTCATTACCGAAAAAATAAAGAGTTTAGTTTGAAAGAGCTTCATGGATGGTGGGTGAATTTAGTGGTTTGGGATTAATGTTGCCCAATTTTCAAGTTAAATGCAACTGCAATTTTATTATTGGAAAACAGTAAGTCTAAGGAGATAAGAAAAATAGATTGCAATAAAAAAGGAAACCTTATAGGTCTCCTTTTTTATTGATTTTTTTAAGGATTGAATCCTATTCCGTAAAATTTTGTCTTGGTTTAATTCCTGAGCTGTCAGGATCCGTTGGTTTTGGTTCTTTACTTTTAGGTGTACTTGGAGTATCCGGATGTTCTAAGTCATATAGCTTGGCTTTCAGTTTGTTCATTTCGACTTCTTTTTTTGAAAGCTGGTCTGACTGGCTTTTCATAGCGAAATACGCTCCTGCCCAAGTGAGAAGAACCAATACTAATCCTGCTAGAAATATTTTGACAAGGCCATCAGAAGTGATTTCTTCCATTCCAAACATGCTCCCTAGCGTGTTGAATGCCATAAAAAAGATGAGATATG
It encodes:
- a CDS encoding MBL fold metallo-hydrolase; its protein translation is MIIKVWGCRGSLPSPGPENIIYGGNTSCVQVLYKDTCVILDGGSGIQRLGKFLNPKIKEVHILLTHLHIDHTMGLGFFQPLYHPDITVHLWGPSTAVEPLLHRLRRYFSPPLFPVRMNELPNHPVIHEIDNSEFMIGELKIKSEYICHPGPTLGFRIDDGECVFTYLPDHEPFLGSANFPYDPEWTSGFELARNADLLLHDGEYTEEEYKGKIGWGHSSIDGAIDFGRLCGVRKMGIFHHDPLNSDEKLEEIFKQSMEFKDPQFIVELCKEGSVYNLGGGE
- a CDS encoding YifB family Mg chelatase-like AAA ATPase, which translates into the protein MVAKTFGSAVSGVDANLITIEVNVGQGTSFYMVGLPDSAVKESQQRVESALKYFGYRMPRQKVVINLAPADIRKEGSYYDLPIAMGILQASEQVEFPELDQYIIMGELALDGKLRTIKGVLPIAIEARKKGFKGFILPSENAQEASIVNNLDIIPVKTLEEASQFLQGDLKIDPLVTDTRDIFYHSLNESEFDFADVQGQENIKRAMEIAAAGGHNVIMIGPPGAGKTMLVKRLPSILPPLTLQEALESTKIHSVAGKLDKNGSLLAQRPFRSPHHTISDVALVGGGGNPQPGEISLAHNGVLFLDELPEFKRTVLEVMRQPLEERKVTISRAKISVDYPANFMLIASMNPCPCGYYNHPDKECVCGPGIVQRYLNKVSGPLLDRIDLHVEVTPVKFEEMTSTRKSESSQNIRERVIIGRERQKERFKDNPEVFCNAMMPSHQVKEVCEINEAGKILLKTAMERLGLSARAYDRILKVARTIADISDSDQIKVEHIAEAIQYRSLDREGWAG